The Sesamum indicum cultivar Zhongzhi No. 13 linkage group LG1, S_indicum_v1.0, whole genome shotgun sequence genome includes a window with the following:
- the LOC105159235 gene encoding auxin response factor 9 encodes MANRWSFSQQQNSCFSAEGGGRKDLLYGELWKACAGPLVDVPVVGERVYYFPQGHMEQLEASTNQELNQRKPMFNLPPKILCRVFDIQLLAEQDTDEVYAQITLMPEADQPEPTSPDDAPDEPPRPVVHSFCKVLTASDTSTHGGFSVLRKHANECLPSLDMTQQTPTQELIAMDLHGIEWHFKHIFRGQPRRHLLTTGWSTFVTSKRLVAGDSFVFLRGESGELRVGVRRHAHQQSSMPSSVISSQSMHLGVLATASHAVLTRTLFVVYYKPRTSQFIIGLNKYLEAVSRKFGVGMRFTMRFEGEDSPERRFSGTIVGVEDISPHWEDSKWRSLKVQWDEPASIPRPERVSPWEIEPFSVSVPTSLVQPPTMKHKRPRPRVEIPVSEAGWQSSPRVNASPNLIADETEENRSASALSVISNQSAPNSAKLSNSPVPCQKESKSDTVATCRLFGVDLNSPSLVPPHENASLKPADAPQDAEVYIPSVLLSGDLEQKSSVSRDSKEPPKKGQLQVPTKDVQSRQSHSTRSRTKVQMHGVAVGRAVDLTTLNGYDELITELEEMFEIKGELRPRNKWEIVFTDDEGDTMLVGDDPWPEFCNMVRRIFICSNQDVKKMKGSKLPLPSAECED; translated from the exons ATGGCAAATAGATGGTCTTTTTCTCAGCAGCAGAACAGCTGTTTTTCAGCTGAAG GAGGTGGAAGGAAGGATCTGTTGTATGGGGAGTTATGGAAGGCTTGTGCAGGTCCATTGGTGGATGTTCCAGTAGTTGGAGAAAGAGTTTACTATTTTCCACAAGGTCATATGGAGCAA TTGGAGGCTTCCACCAATCAAGAACTGAATCAGAGGAAACCAATGTTCAATCTGCCCCCAAAGATTCTTTGTCGTGTTTTTGACATTCAGCTACTG GCCGAACAAGATACTGATGAAGTTTATGCACAAATTACTTTGATGCCTGAAGCAGAT CAACCTGAACCAACAAGTCCTGATGACGCCCCCGATGAGCCCCCTAGACCTGTAGTTCACTCATTTTGCAAGGTGTTGACAGCCTCTGATACAAGCACCCATGGTGGATTCTCAGTCCTTAGGAAGCATGCTAACGAGTGCCTCCCTTCATTG GATATGACCCAGCAGACGCCAACTCAGGAACTGATAGCCATGGATCTGCATGGGATTGAATGGCATTTTAAGCACATATTTCGAG GTCAGCCTCGAAGGCATTTGCTCACAACGGGATGGAGTACATTTGTTACTTCAAAGAGACTAGTTGCTGGGGATTCTTTTGTGTTTCTTAG GGGAGAGAGTGGGGAGTTACGTGTCGGGGTTAGGCGCCATGCTCATCAACAGAGTTCAATGCCATCGTCGGTGATTTCAAGTCAGAGCATGCACCTGGGAGTGCTTGCAACGGCATCTCATGCTGTTTTAACTCGAACTCTGTTTGTTGTTTATTACAAGCCAAG AACAAGTCAGTTCATCATAGGACTGAACAAATATCTAGAAGCTGTTAGCCGCAAATTTGGAGTTGGGATGAGATTCACGATGCGCTTTGAGGGGGAGGATTCTCCCGAGAGGAG GTTTTCAGGTACAATTGTTGGGGTGGAGGATATTTCTCCTCACTGGGAAGATTCTAAATGGCGATCTTTGAAG GTCCAATGGGATGAACCTGCATCCATTCCAAGACCAGAAAGGGTTTCTCCTTGGGAGATAGAACCATTTTCAGTGTCTGTCCCCACCAGCCTGGTTCAGCCACCAACAATGAAGCATAAGAGACCCCGTCCTCGTGTTGAAATCCCAGTTTCTG AGGCAGGATGGCAATCTTCACCTCGTGTAAATGCTTCTCCAAATCTGATTGCTGATGAGACGGAAGAAAACAGAAGTGCATCAGCTTTGTCTGTTATTTCAAACCAGTCGGCTCCAAACTCGGCAAAACTGAGTAATAGCCCTGTTCCTTGCCAGAAGGAAAGTAAATCAGATACCGTTGCAACATGCAGATTGTTCGGGGTCGACTTGAACAGTCCTTCACTAGTGCCTCCTCATGAGAACGCTTCTCTAAAACCAGCCGATGCACCACAAGATGCTGAAGTATATATTCCAAGTGTGCTGTTATCAGGTGATTTGGAGCAGAAATCTAGTGTTTCGAGGGATTCAAAAGAACCACCGAAGAAAGGCCAGTTGCAAGTTCCAACAAAGGATGTTCAGAGCCGACAGAGTCACTCCACCAGAAGTCGCACCAAG GTACAAATGCATGGGGTTGCAGTTGGTCGTGCAGTGGACTTGACCACATTGAACGGGTATGATGAGCTTATAACCGAACTTGAAGAAATGTTCGAAATTAAGGGAGAGCTACGGCCCCGAAATAAATGGGAAATCGTCTTTACAGACGATGAAGGAGATACGATGCTTGTGGGAGACGATCCATGGCC AGAATTCTGCAACATGGTTCGAAGAATTTTCATCTGTTCTAACCAGGAcgtgaagaaaatgaaaggaagcAAGCTCCCCTTACCATCTGCAGAATGTGAAGACTAA